Proteins encoded within one genomic window of Rhodothermaceae bacterium:
- a CDS encoding MBL fold metallo-hydrolase: MSQIGPYTLHTIECGRFRLDGGAMFGIIPRVLWERRIPPDDRNRIRMSMRSLLLEGDGRLVLIDNGAGNKYDQRFRDIYALEGCLLEASLKKAGFSVDDVTDVILTHLHFDHAGGSTDRRGSRIVPKFKNAIYHLQQHHLEVARNPNIRERASFFVHNFEPLAASGQLKTHPGGGSIFPGIDLLVMNGHTTAQQLVKVSGREGSLVFCADLLPTVHHLRGPWVMAYDVQPLITMKEKEVFLREALEHQWQLFFEHDLEVTVASLHETEKGIATCMPRSLAEIF; this comes from the coding sequence ATGTCACAGATTGGACCCTATACTCTGCACACGATTGAGTGCGGTCGCTTCAGACTTGATGGGGGCGCAATGTTTGGGATTATTCCACGCGTACTATGGGAGCGCCGGATCCCACCGGATGATCGCAATCGTATCCGGATGTCAATGAGATCGCTCCTTCTTGAAGGGGATGGACGCCTCGTTCTCATTGATAATGGTGCTGGTAACAAGTATGACCAGCGGTTTAGAGATATCTATGCATTGGAGGGATGCTTATTGGAAGCCTCTCTCAAAAAGGCAGGGTTTAGTGTTGATGATGTTACAGATGTCATTTTGACACATCTGCACTTTGATCACGCGGGTGGAAGTACAGATCGCAGGGGTTCCCGAATCGTCCCCAAATTCAAAAATGCCATCTATCATTTGCAGCAGCATCACCTAGAGGTAGCTAGAAACCCCAATATCCGTGAAAGAGCGTCTTTTTTCGTCCATAATTTTGAGCCGTTGGCTGCATCAGGACAGCTAAAAACACATCCTGGTGGAGGGAGTATTTTTCCAGGGATAGATCTTTTAGTGATGAATGGACACACGACCGCGCAGCAGTTGGTCAAGGTCAGTGGAAGGGAGGGTTCCCTTGTATTTTGTGCCGACCTTTTACCAACGGTTCATCATTTGCGAGGTCCCTGGGTTATGGCTTATGATGTTCAACCGCTGATCACGATGAAGGAAAAGGAGGTGTTTCTTCGCGAGGCACTGGAACATCAATGGCAACTATTTTTTGAGCACGATCTCGAAGTTACTGTCGCCAGCTTACATGAAACGGAGAAAGGCATTGCTACCTGCATGCCTAGATCGCTGGCGGAGATATTCTGA
- a CDS encoding ATP-dependent protease: MSADIPKKLGLFLLETVLYPGERKNLHIFEPRYKEMVASCLAKDVPFVIVRGNDRQISEIGCVAHIEHVLAQYADGRVDIQAEGIHRVQIIRIDRAKAYQQGVVEQYNDTTEVVSLIKKEQLIAQHIKLLEIAGRTVDPQYYQSEHSVSWLIGRNCGLSLDQRQGLLEVQCESERVQFLSEYLAELIPKVVEKWEIRQRVMSNGHFKDFPPEKS; this comes from the coding sequence ATGAGCGCCGATATACCAAAAAAGCTGGGGCTTTTTCTTCTGGAAACCGTATTGTATCCAGGCGAGCGGAAAAATCTGCATATATTTGAGCCGCGCTACAAGGAGATGGTCGCCAGCTGCTTGGCTAAGGATGTGCCGTTTGTGATTGTACGTGGTAATGACAGACAGATAAGTGAAATTGGCTGTGTCGCTCATATTGAACATGTTCTCGCGCAATATGCTGATGGCCGAGTTGATATCCAAGCTGAAGGAATTCATCGAGTTCAAATTATCCGAATAGATAGAGCCAAGGCATATCAGCAGGGAGTTGTAGAGCAGTACAATGATACAACCGAAGTGGTATCTCTGATCAAAAAAGAGCAACTGATTGCACAGCATATTAAACTTTTGGAAATTGCTGGTCGAACGGTAGATCCTCAATACTACCAATCCGAGCATTCAGTCTCATGGCTAATCGGGCGAAATTGTGGATTGTCACTTGATCAACGTCAGGGCTTACTCGAAGTACAGTGCGAGAGCGAGCGGGTTCAGTTCTTAAGTGAATACCTTGCGGAGTTGATCCCCAAGGTTGTTGAAAAATGGGAAATCCGTCAGCGGGTAATGTCAAATGGACATTTCAAGGACTTCCCTCCCGAAAAAAGTTAG